A window of Methanothrix sp. contains these coding sequences:
- a CDS encoding PIN domain-containing protein → MYIVADASVFILGKPLKGEVITVPAVEQELKDIRSRIKLQISDVRIEPPTKEALKRATDAARETGDLSRLSQTDLEVLAKAIEYDAVLATDDYALQNVAVHLGLRVEPVVQRGIRRFIKRTQRCPGCGRAFEGDLCPVCGTPPRGRKRG, encoded by the coding sequence GTGTATATAGTCGCAGACGCCTCTGTGTTCATACTTGGAAAGCCGCTGAAGGGAGAGGTGATCACGGTTCCTGCGGTGGAGCAGGAGCTCAAGGACATCCGCTCGAGGATCAAGCTGCAGATCTCAGATGTGAGGATCGAACCACCCACAAAAGAGGCCCTTAAAAGGGCGACAGATGCGGCAAGGGAGACAGGAGATCTCTCAAGGCTCTCACAGACGGATCTGGAGGTCCTTGCCAAGGCCATAGAGTATGATGCAGTGCTTGCCACAGACGACTACGCTCTCCAGAACGTCGCGGTCCATCTGGGTCTCAGGGTCGAGCCGGTCGTCCAGCGTGGAATAAGGCGGTTCATAAAGCGCACACAGAGATGCCCCGGATGCGGCAGAGCCTTTGAGGGAGATCTCTGTCCTGTATGCGGAACACCTCCCAGAGGAAGGAAAAGGGGATGA
- a CDS encoding orotate phosphoribosyltransferase-like protein yields MKSIEDLIKKATELKSEGLSEGQISEELNVSRETVTWLLTHAERATVPGPKDISVDWSMIGRSAYRLSHIAQALSEMIFDVLDEKELDIDMVVGVALSGVPLASMVANHMGVGLAVYMPTKQMASQDVKPHGNLSTNFADVNGRECVIVDDVITSGRTLEEAVAYLDDHGAKTNVIAVLIDKRGVDSIAGVPVCSLLKVIRVN; encoded by the coding sequence ATGAAGAGTATAGAGGATCTGATAAAGAAAGCCACAGAGCTCAAGTCTGAGGGCCTCTCAGAGGGCCAGATATCTGAGGAGCTGAACGTCTCCAGGGAGACCGTCACCTGGCTTCTAACGCACGCGGAGCGCGCCACCGTCCCCGGGCCGAAGGATATCTCGGTGGACTGGTCGATGATAGGAAGGAGCGCCTACAGGCTGAGCCACATAGCACAGGCGCTCTCAGAGATGATATTCGATGTCCTGGACGAAAAGGAGCTTGACATCGATATGGTCGTGGGCGTGGCGCTGAGCGGTGTCCCCCTCGCGAGCATGGTCGCGAACCATATGGGTGTTGGGCTCGCTGTCTACATGCCCACAAAGCAGATGGCATCGCAGGATGTCAAACCCCATGGAAACCTGAGCACGAACTTCGCCGACGTCAATGGCAGGGAGTGCGTCATTGTGGATGATGTGATAACATCTGGCAGGACCCTGGAGGAGGCGGTCGCATACCTGGATGATCACGGCGCCAAGACGAATGTCATAGCGGTGCTGATCGACAAGAGGGGCGTGGACAGCATCGCAGGCGTGCCGGTCTGCTCCCTGCTGAAGGTCATCAGGGTGAACTAG
- a CDS encoding glycosyltransferase family 2 protein produces MRSVSLIIPTLNEADTIGECIRRSRAVLQSIASEWEIIVVDSSDDETPRIAERQGARVVRSEALGYGRAYLRGFGAASGEYIVLMDGDLTYAPEDIPKLLKLLDDGADLAMGSRLRGRIHPGAMPALHRYIGNPVLTWILNHLYSIRVSDAHCGLRAIRRDALERMHLRTTGMEFASEMLVEASRQGLRIAEAPIDYYPRGKGGSKLRSFSDGWRHLRFMMLYQPIPFLVAPGALVMALGMMLTAGVLLVSRSSELRMHSLILGIMMLFIGYQTLLAGVHFSIFGAMHGIASSWLADRLLSYHSLEKEILLGMAFITAGIAIGGRVLMSWISSGFGSLAEVQSAMIAMVFSMIGIQTIFSGMLISLFLLTDGRE; encoded by the coding sequence GTGCGCTCAGTCAGTCTCATAATACCCACCCTGAACGAAGCGGACACGATCGGCGAATGCATAAGGAGATCGCGCGCTGTCCTCCAGAGCATTGCCTCCGAGTGGGAGATAATCGTCGTAGACAGCTCTGATGATGAAACCCCAAGGATAGCTGAGAGACAGGGCGCCAGGGTGGTGAGATCCGAGGCTCTCGGATACGGAAGGGCGTACCTGAGGGGCTTCGGGGCGGCATCCGGGGAATACATCGTTCTCATGGACGGGGATCTGACATATGCACCTGAGGACATACCAAAGCTTCTGAAGCTGCTCGACGATGGCGCGGATCTGGCGATGGGCAGCAGGCTCCGCGGCAGGATACATCCAGGAGCGATGCCGGCGCTTCACAGATACATTGGAAATCCCGTTCTCACATGGATCCTCAACCATCTCTACTCCATCAGAGTCTCTGACGCACACTGCGGGCTCAGAGCGATAAGGAGGGATGCTCTTGAGAGGATGCATCTTAGAACCACTGGCATGGAGTTCGCCTCGGAGATGCTGGTCGAGGCATCCCGGCAGGGTCTCAGGATCGCCGAGGCGCCGATCGATTACTATCCACGGGGGAAAGGTGGATCGAAGCTCCGCTCGTTCTCAGACGGCTGGCGCCATCTGAGATTCATGATGCTCTATCAGCCGATCCCGTTTCTCGTAGCGCCCGGGGCGCTGGTGATGGCTCTGGGCATGATGCTCACCGCCGGGGTCCTTCTTGTATCCCGCTCCTCTGAGCTCCGTATGCACTCACTGATCCTTGGAATAATGATGCTCTTCATCGGATACCAGACGCTCCTGGCGGGCGTTCACTTCAGCATATTCGGCGCCATGCACGGAATCGCGAGCAGCTGGCTTGCAGATAGGCTGCTGAGCTATCACTCCCTGGAGAAGGAGATTCTTCTGGGGATGGCTTTCATAACCGCAGGCATCGCGATCGGTGGTAGGGTGCTGATGAGCTGGATCAGCTCCGGCTTCGGATCGCTTGCGGAGGTCCAGAGCGCAATGATCGCGATGGTCTTCTCCATGATCGGGATCCAGACAATATTCTCAGGCATGCTCATAAGCCTCTTCCTGCTCACAGACGGCAGGGAGTGA
- a CDS encoding glycosyltransferase family 4 protein, which translates to MRIAYVYDAVYPWIKGGAERRVYELSQRLARRGHEVHCYGARWWGGERRINLGGVWHHGVCPPHPLYINNKRSVKQALLFSLGVLRKLEGGFDVIDCQEFPYLSCFSARLRSGGASLFITWHEIWGDYWLDYLGILGHLGMAVERAAAMLTGNNIAVSEMTGRELMRLGAESTVVPNGIDFMHIQSIMPADSEHDLVFAGRLVSHKNLHMLLEAIAQLSEVNLLIIGEGPEAPRLRALSRSLGLDKRVRFSGFLKYEDTIALIKSSRAFVLPSTREGFGMAALEAMACGVPVVTVRHRMNAACDLLTHETGVIADPSPGSLAGAISTALDLPGSAGQKCREIARRYDWDVICGEIERVYAAGV; encoded by the coding sequence ATGAGAATCGCATATGTTTATGACGCAGTGTACCCCTGGATCAAGGGCGGGGCTGAGAGGAGGGTTTACGAGCTCTCGCAGAGGCTCGCCCGGAGGGGGCATGAGGTCCACTGCTACGGAGCCAGATGGTGGGGTGGAGAGAGGAGGATCAACCTGGGCGGTGTCTGGCATCACGGCGTCTGCCCGCCACATCCGTTATACATAAACAATAAAAGGTCGGTGAAGCAGGCCCTGCTCTTCTCGCTTGGCGTTCTCAGGAAGCTCGAGGGCGGATTTGATGTGATCGACTGCCAGGAGTTCCCGTATCTCTCATGCTTCTCCGCAAGACTCCGCTCCGGAGGAGCATCTCTCTTCATAACATGGCACGAGATCTGGGGCGATTACTGGCTCGATTACCTGGGCATCCTGGGTCATCTTGGAATGGCCGTTGAGAGAGCTGCTGCGATGCTTACCGGCAACAACATAGCTGTCTCTGAGATGACGGGGAGGGAGCTGATGAGGCTCGGGGCCGAGAGCACCGTGGTTCCGAACGGAATAGATTTCATGCATATTCAATCAATCATGCCCGCGGATTCTGAGCACGATCTTGTGTTCGCAGGAAGGCTGGTCTCCCACAAGAACCTTCACATGCTTCTGGAGGCCATCGCTCAACTTTCGGAGGTGAATCTACTCATAATCGGGGAGGGCCCGGAGGCGCCGCGGCTTCGCGCCCTCTCAAGATCGCTGGGTTTGGATAAGAGGGTGAGATTCAGCGGCTTCCTCAAATACGAGGACACCATCGCTCTGATCAAGTCCTCGAGGGCTTTCGTGCTCCCGTCAACGAGGGAGGGGTTCGGGATGGCCGCGCTGGAGGCTATGGCATGCGGGGTTCCTGTTGTCACGGTGCGCCACAGGATGAACGCCGCATGTGACCTTCTCACCCATGAGACAGGTGTGATCGCAGATCCCTCCCCGGGCTCGCTGGCAGGTGCAATCAGTACAGCGCTCGATCTACCAGGAAGCGCTGGCCAGAAGTGCAGGGAGATCGCCAGGCGGTACGACTGGGATGTGATATGCGGAGAGATCGAGAGGGTGTATGCCGCGGGCGTATGA
- a CDS encoding tributyrin esterase has translation MITIRTSGEKCLCDFTFDFYWQHRGSRFDPDAEIDGWSYRALVDALRRGGTVRILGDVGSRLCSSMGVDLMRLGGSGGAVDAGKVIVDGDVGPRMGISMIRGTIYVSGRVEEPLGNVIEVESDLSGYRRFVSITELLERGYSPLHPNELSDGVLRISDGITRETIGARNCSPMRIEVFGNAGMSAGILMRLGVLEIHGSSGRNTGVLLSGGTVVVHGDTEDFTATEMRSGEIFVKGNAGGFACSRMRGGCVFARECRPVPPARNTSPGPDDLRRISRIFGISSIHAMMYRKIVPV, from the coding sequence ATGATCACCATCAGGACATCAGGAGAGAAATGCCTCTGCGATTTCACCTTCGATTTCTACTGGCAGCACAGAGGCTCGCGTTTCGATCCTGATGCTGAGATCGATGGATGGAGCTACAGGGCTCTGGTGGACGCGCTCAGGCGCGGCGGGACCGTGAGGATCTTGGGAGATGTGGGGAGCAGGCTCTGCTCCAGCATGGGAGTGGATCTGATGAGGCTGGGCGGGAGCGGTGGCGCTGTGGATGCAGGGAAGGTGATAGTGGATGGAGACGTGGGCCCGAGGATGGGGATCTCGATGATCCGAGGCACTATCTACGTTAGCGGCAGGGTCGAGGAGCCGCTGGGAAACGTCATCGAGGTTGAGAGCGATCTGTCTGGGTACAGAAGGTTTGTGTCCATAACAGAGCTTCTTGAGAGGGGGTATTCTCCCCTGCATCCGAACGAGCTGTCTGATGGCGTTCTCAGGATATCTGATGGCATAACCAGAGAGACGATAGGAGCGAGGAACTGCTCTCCCATGAGGATCGAGGTCTTCGGGAATGCGGGAATGAGCGCAGGAATCCTCATGCGCTTGGGGGTTCTCGAGATCCACGGCAGCTCGGGCAGGAACACAGGGGTTCTGCTCAGCGGTGGAACTGTGGTTGTGCACGGCGACACGGAGGATTTCACGGCGACAGAGATGAGATCTGGCGAGATCTTCGTGAAGGGAAACGCAGGCGGTTTTGCGTGCTCCAGGATGCGCGGTGGGTGTGTGTTTGCGAGGGAGTGCAGGCCGGTGCCTCCAGCCAGGAACACCTCACCCGGTCCGGATGATCTCCGGAGAATCTCGAGGATCTTCGGCATCAGCAGCATTCACGCGATGATGTACCGGAAAATTGTGCCTGTATG